In the genome of Polaribacter sp. MED152, one region contains:
- a CDS encoding peptidylprolyl isomerase has protein sequence MKKVLFILSVLLFASCASKKFKEKWLEKEAPATFKARFETTQGNFDIEAVREWSPAGVDRLYQLITNNYYEDVSIFRVVPKFVAQFGIHNDTLINNAWGERGIKDEPVLQKNDSMTIAFARGGVETRSNQIFINLKNNYRLDKLAYSGVTGFPVIAKVIDGQENVLKFYGGYGDKLGYKQDSVAKFGNKFLREKYPKVDYIKKAYILKK, from the coding sequence ATGAAAAAGGTCTTATTTATACTTAGTGTACTGCTGTTTGCTTCATGTGCATCTAAAAAATTTAAAGAAAAATGGTTAGAGAAAGAAGCACCTGCAACTTTTAAAGCTCGTTTTGAAACTACCCAAGGTAATTTTGATATTGAAGCTGTTAGAGAATGGTCTCCAGCTGGTGTAGATCGATTATATCAACTAATTACTAATAATTATTATGAAGATGTTTCCATTTTTAGAGTAGTGCCAAAATTTGTAGCTCAATTTGGTATTCATAATGATACTTTAATTAATAATGCATGGGGTGAAAGAGGCATAAAGGATGAACCTGTCTTGCAAAAAAATGATTCTATGACCATCGCTTTTGCTAGAGGTGGAGTAGAAACAAGATCGAATCAGATATTTATCAATTTAAAAAATAACTATAGGTTAGATAAATTGGCATATTCTGGAGTTACCGGTTTTCCTGTAATTGCTAAAGTGATTGATGGCCAAGAAAATGTTTTAAAATTTTATGGTGGTTATGGAGATAAGTTAGGCTATAAACAAGATTCTGTTGCAAAATTTGGGAACAAATTTTTGAGAGAAAAATATCCGAAAGTAGATTATATTAAGAAAGCATATATTTTAAAAAAATAG
- a CDS encoding dipeptidase, whose amino-acid sequence MNSVNTYIQENKQRFLDELIALLKIPSISADKAYEKQVLLTADFVMDSLKKAGCDKVESCETPGYPIIYGEKIIDDKLPTVLVYGHYDVQPADPIALWHSPPFEPVIKKTEIHPEGAIFARGSCDDKGQMYMHVKALEYMTNTGNLPCNVKFMIEGEEEVGSESLSWFVPRNVEKLKNDVILISDTGMIANDIPSITTGLRGLSYVEVEVTGPNRDLHSGLYGGAVANPINILTKMIASLHDDNNHITIPGFYDKVEDLSQEERAEMAKAPFNLEEYKDAIKIGDVYGEEGYSTNERNSIRPTLDVNGIWGGYTGEGAKTVIASKAYAKISMRLVPNQDWKEITELFVKHFESIAPKAVSVKVTPHHGGQGYVTPINNIAYQAASKAYQTTFGKTPIPQRSGGSIPIVALFEEYLKSKTILMGFGLNSDAIHSPNEHFGVWNYLKGIETIPYFYKYFTELS is encoded by the coding sequence ATGAATAGCGTAAATACATATATACAAGAGAACAAACAGCGATTTTTAGATGAACTTATTGCACTTTTAAAAATTCCATCAATTAGTGCAGATAAAGCCTACGAAAAACAAGTTTTACTCACTGCCGATTTTGTTATGGATAGCTTAAAAAAAGCAGGATGTGATAAAGTTGAATCTTGTGAAACGCCTGGTTATCCCATAATTTATGGTGAGAAAATAATAGATGATAAATTACCAACTGTGTTGGTCTATGGTCATTATGATGTGCAACCAGCAGACCCTATAGCTTTATGGCATTCACCACCTTTTGAACCGGTTATTAAGAAAACCGAAATTCATCCTGAAGGTGCAATTTTTGCACGTGGTTCTTGTGATGATAAAGGGCAAATGTATATGCATGTAAAAGCTTTAGAATACATGACAAATACTGGTAACTTACCTTGTAACGTTAAATTTATGATTGAAGGTGAAGAAGAGGTTGGTTCAGAAAGTTTGTCTTGGTTTGTACCTAGAAATGTAGAAAAATTAAAAAACGATGTAATCTTAATTTCAGATACTGGTATGATTGCAAATGATATACCATCTATCACTACAGGTCTGCGTGGTTTGAGTTATGTAGAAGTGGAAGTTACTGGCCCAAACAGAGATTTACATTCTGGTTTATATGGTGGTGCAGTTGCAAATCCTATAAATATTTTAACAAAAATGATTGCTTCATTGCATGATGACAACAATCACATTACAATTCCTGGATTTTACGATAAAGTAGAAGATTTATCGCAAGAAGAAAGAGCAGAAATGGCGAAAGCTCCTTTTAATTTAGAGGAATATAAAGATGCAATTAAAATAGGTGATGTTTATGGTGAAGAAGGATATTCTACAAACGAACGTAATTCAATAAGACCTACTTTAGACGTTAACGGAATTTGGGGTGGTTACACAGGTGAAGGCGCAAAAACAGTAATTGCTTCTAAAGCTTATGCTAAAATTTCAATGCGATTAGTGCCAAATCAAGATTGGAAAGAAATTACAGAATTATTCGTGAAACACTTTGAAAGTATAGCTCCAAAAGCAGTTTCTGTAAAAGTTACACCACATCATGGAGGTCAAGGTTACGTAACTCCTATTAACAATATTGCCTATCAAGCAGCAAGTAAAGCTTATCAAACTACATTTGGCAAAACACCTATCCCACAAAGAAGTGGAGGTAGCATACCAATTGTAGCGTTGTTTGAAGAGTATTTAAAAAGTAAAACCATTTTAATGGGGTTTGGTCTTAATTCAGATGCAATACACTCTCCAAATGAACATTTTGGCGTTTGGAATTATTTAAAAGGAATTGAAACTATTCCTTACTTTTATAAGTATTTTACTGAGTTGAGTTAA
- a CDS encoding BlaI/MecI/CopY family transcriptional regulator yields MQLSKTEEQLMQYLWKRKKAFLKELLEDFPEPKPATTTVATLLKRISDKGFISYKLFGKSRQYYPIIKKTDYFSNHVNGLIKNFFNDSASQFASFFTKETNLSTDELEELKKVIDNQIKKQQQ; encoded by the coding sequence ATGCAACTATCTAAGACAGAAGAGCAATTAATGCAATATTTATGGAAACGTAAAAAGGCGTTCTTAAAAGAACTATTAGAAGATTTTCCTGAACCTAAACCAGCTACAACTACTGTAGCTACTCTTTTAAAAAGAATTTCAGATAAAGGATTTATTAGCTACAAATTATTTGGTAAGTCTAGACAGTATTACCCAATTATAAAAAAGACCGATTATTTTTCAAATCATGTAAATGGATTGATTAAAAACTTCTTTAATGATTCTGCTAGTCAGTTTGCTTCTTTCTTTACGAAAGAAACCAATTTATCTACAGATGAGTTAGAGGAATTAAAAAAAGTAATTGATAATCAAATTAAAAAGCAACAGCAATGA
- a CDS encoding OmpA family protein, which yields MKKTITQILSITLLLSCVFTLSAQNSKDKYDHWAIDLGAGIHTVGASLSPGYNPSLFGQGSLGIRYMLNNRFGLRLDLGYSSFQDEAALPFKSNYYRASLEGVVNMGDVLKFHTWTNRFNLMMHGGVGAASLNITEPTDNGGDPMMALNFGITPQFRINNRMSLFLDFSSLIHFYQDDNFDGGPNLSPRESNISLFNTSLGLSFALGKNKQLADSYFMEEVVVNDELEEIKNRLAAAEKEIEVLKNKELAATPNQELIMTELDERYVRKDEADKYANVVTGSNVDFIRQLLNSGYINVYFDVNKTRIQDGSLNSVNYLKQFLIDNPTVNAELIGYADETGSEERNKTLSQNRAKRVFDVLVAAGISPARLSYYGGGEDKSVTEDARQFARKVTFKLK from the coding sequence ATGAAGAAAACAATTACACAAATTTTATCTATAACATTATTATTGAGTTGCGTTTTTACGTTAAGTGCACAAAACTCTAAAGATAAATACGATCATTGGGCCATAGATTTAGGTGCTGGTATACATACAGTTGGTGCTAGTTTAAGCCCTGGTTACAACCCATCTTTATTTGGACAAGGAAGTTTAGGTATTAGATACATGCTTAACAATCGTTTTGGTTTACGTTTAGATTTAGGATATAGCAGTTTTCAAGATGAAGCAGCCTTACCATTTAAATCTAATTACTACAGAGCTTCTTTAGAAGGAGTAGTAAATATGGGTGATGTTTTAAAATTTCATACCTGGACAAATCGTTTTAACTTAATGATGCATGGTGGTGTTGGTGCAGCTTCTTTAAATATTACTGAACCTACAGATAATGGAGGTGACCCTATGATGGCTTTGAACTTTGGAATTACTCCTCAATTTAGAATCAATAATAGAATGTCTTTATTTTTAGATTTTTCTTCTTTAATTCACTTTTATCAAGATGACAATTTTGATGGTGGGCCAAATTTAAGTCCAAGAGAATCTAACATTAGTTTGTTTAATACTTCTTTAGGTTTAAGTTTTGCATTGGGCAAAAACAAGCAATTAGCAGATTCTTACTTTATGGAAGAAGTAGTTGTAAATGATGAATTAGAAGAAATTAAAAATAGACTAGCTGCTGCAGAGAAAGAAATAGAAGTTCTAAAGAACAAAGAATTAGCAGCTACACCTAACCAAGAATTAATTATGACTGAGTTAGATGAAAGGTATGTTAGAAAAGATGAAGCAGATAAATACGCAAATGTAGTTACTGGTTCTAACGTTGATTTCATTAGACAATTATTAAACAGTGGTTACATCAACGTTTATTTTGATGTTAACAAAACTAGAATTCAAGATGGTTCTTTAAATTCTGTAAATTACTTAAAGCAATTCTTAATCGATAATCCTACAGTTAATGCAGAATTAATTGGTTATGCAGATGAAACTGGTTCTGAAGAAAGAAATAAAACATTATCTCAAAATAGAGCTAAAAGAGTATTTGATGTTTTAGTTGCAGCAGGAATTAGCCCAGCTAGATTATCATATTATGGAGGAGGAGAAGATAAATCTGTAACAGAAGATGCAAGACAATTTGCAAGAAAAGTTACTTTTAAGCTTAAATAA
- a CDS encoding NADPH:quinone oxidoreductase family protein — MKAIVCTKFGLPNTLKFIEKENPQSKEDEVLVEVKACSVNFPDTLIIQGKYQFRPDFPFSPGSDIAGVVAEVGNSVKHLKKGDEVVGFIPFGGFAEKAVVKAKDCFAKPKGMSMVNASAFLLAYGTSYHALKDRADLQKDETVLILGASGGVGLTALELAKLMGAKVIAAASSDEKLALCKDFGADEIINYNKENLKERVNELTKGKGVDVIYDPVGGNFSEQALRAIAWKGRHLVIGFANGEIPKIPINLTLLKGASIVGVFWGAFAQKEPKKSLENIRELLQWFAQGKLKPHIDKVYSLENAPKALEAMMNRETKGKIVINMTI, encoded by the coding sequence ATGAAAGCGATAGTTTGTACCAAATTCGGATTACCAAATACTCTTAAATTTATTGAAAAAGAAAACCCTCAGTCTAAAGAAGATGAAGTTTTAGTAGAGGTAAAAGCGTGTAGCGTTAATTTTCCTGATACGTTAATTATACAAGGAAAATATCAGTTTAGACCAGATTTTCCATTTTCGCCTGGAAGTGATATTGCAGGAGTAGTAGCAGAAGTAGGTAATAGTGTAAAGCATTTAAAAAAAGGTGATGAAGTTGTTGGATTTATTCCTTTTGGCGGTTTTGCAGAAAAAGCGGTTGTAAAAGCTAAAGATTGTTTTGCTAAACCTAAGGGGATGTCTATGGTTAATGCTTCTGCATTTTTATTAGCTTACGGTACTTCTTATCATGCATTAAAAGATAGAGCAGACTTACAGAAAGATGAAACAGTACTTATTTTAGGAGCTTCTGGTGGAGTAGGCTTAACTGCTTTAGAGTTGGCAAAATTAATGGGAGCCAAAGTAATTGCAGCTGCAAGTTCGGATGAAAAACTCGCTTTATGTAAAGATTTTGGTGCAGATGAAATTATTAATTATAATAAAGAAAATTTAAAAGAGCGCGTAAATGAATTAACAAAAGGTAAGGGTGTAGATGTAATCTATGATCCTGTTGGAGGTAATTTTTCTGAACAAGCTCTAAGAGCTATTGCTTGGAAAGGTAGACATTTGGTCATTGGTTTTGCAAATGGCGAAATTCCTAAAATTCCGATTAATTTAACGTTGTTAAAAGGGGCTAGTATCGTAGGTGTTTTTTGGGGTGCTTTTGCTCAAAAAGAACCAAAAAAGAGCTTAGAAAATATTCGTGAATTACTACAATGGTTTGCTCAAGGTAAATTAAAACCACATATAGATAAGGTTTATTCTTTAGAGAACGCTCCAAAAGCTTTGGAAGCAATGATGAACAGAGAAACTAAGGGAAAAATTGTTATAAATATGACAATTTAA
- a CDS encoding DUF2490 domain-containing protein, producing MPFKNRYFIICFLVSLSAFSQNTLNSGLLPKIVLSADISDKTKSINTIESRFVIDEEYENISYNLVDMSSILSIKTGLNQSFNFGYLLRLRNSETIHRTFQHYNIIQQQLTYKLAHRFAFEQFYQEGFSPEFRTRYRIGFQKALNGEILDVKEFYVKIANEYLYDFTDLEIRLTPYLGYQMTRKNKLEVGLDYRLSNFINDCGENDLWFRATWYISIN from the coding sequence ATGCCTTTTAAGAATCGTTATTTTATAATTTGCTTTTTAGTTTCTCTTTCAGCTTTTTCACAGAACACGCTTAATAGTGGTTTGTTGCCAAAGATTGTATTGTCTGCAGATATTTCAGATAAAACAAAGTCCATCAATACCATCGAATCACGATTCGTAATTGATGAAGAATATGAAAATATCAGCTATAATTTGGTTGATATGTCAAGTATTTTATCAATCAAAACAGGTTTAAACCAGTCTTTTAATTTCGGGTATCTACTTCGTTTGAGAAATTCAGAAACAATACACAGAACTTTTCAGCATTATAATATTATTCAGCAACAACTTACCTACAAGTTAGCACATAGATTTGCTTTTGAGCAGTTTTATCAAGAAGGATTTAGCCCTGAATTTAGAACGAGATATAGAATAGGTTTTCAAAAGGCATTAAATGGAGAAATATTAGATGTGAAAGAATTTTACGTAAAAATAGCGAATGAATATTTGTATGATTTTACAGATCTTGAAATACGATTAACACCATATTTAGGATATCAAATGACCAGGAAAAATAAGCTAGAAGTTGGCCTAGATTATAGGTTGAGTAATTTTATAAATGATTGTGGAGAAAATGATCTTTGGTTTAGAGCAACTTGGTATATTTCTATAAACTAA